TGAAAGGACACGGTGTAAGCACAACCTATCGAAGCTTTAAAAAACCATATGagtacaataaacattttcatttgtctGAAAATGTAATGGCTTTCATAAAGCCAGTATTCAAAGACCTTAAAAAGCCAGAACTTCTAGAAAAATGTCTTGATGGAAGAACCCAGAATGTGAATGAATCcctaaataatgtaattttgtcatatttgtttaaaaacgtCTTTGTTCAGCACAAAAATGGAGTTCACACTAAAGTTTGGGCTTTATAAGGCTGTTACAATGTTCAATGATGGCCGTATTGGCAAGTGCAAATTTGTACAAGAAATTGCACTTAAACCTGGAAGGAATTTTGTAAATGCGATGAAGTCAGTCACTTGACCGCCGTAAAATCCGTGAAGCTAAAAATCCTCAATGAACTTCAGAAAGAAATCAGGAAACATCAGCATTCAATAAAAAGAAGAATGGAGGACCAGTTGAGGAAGAGGCTAATGGGCTATGATAGGGttcatgaatatattaataaaggtGTGTGAAATAACTTTTGTGGTTTTTTTCCTATTTTCCAAAAGTAGACTTTAATAACACGTAAGCCGCTTTTTCTCAGTAACCATAAGAGGTATCACTCTGAATGTTGTTCATAAAAAGGTGGTTACTATGCACAACTGGTACTCAAATTatgtgaaatatgaaaaaatgttccattaaacatttttttctaataaagttTGTACaagtttttgtaatgaaattttaaaatattaaaagaaatataaatactacaaaCCAACCATTTTACTACTAGTTATTTCTAAAAGTACACAGTATAAGATGAAAAGATCATTGTGATATCTCTTATAGTTCTTTAGAAAAAGGGACGAATGTTAACATTGCAGTTAAATAAGCTAAGTGGTCTCCCTAATTAAACATGCTAATACTAACtaattaattcattcattcatttgaACAAGTTAATACTTTTTCAGTTcctacaaaattataattagatctgtaattattattttaatatcatttttataaaaattcaataagatTTGAAAAGttgcaaattttaaactttatcgTTTTTAATTGAAGAATAACTTTATACTTTAGTACTTATTTTGTACTTTATCACAGCTGCCTTaagagttaaaataatttgtttttacaactaTTATAATTTCTAAGAATCATAACACTGAATGTATCAGTGAAATTTCAAGTTACTAcctagttattaatttattgagattaaacCGAAGCTGGTAAAGAtttgcagttaaaataatttattagttctaTACATCATCATAAAATAGCTAAATACCCCAGTTTCAATGAGTcattttatgtttcttaaaatctaataaaatgtgTAGGAAATGTAGAAAATCTTGATTAGTTATAAAAACATggtatataattcaaaatatatacctaccaatatattacaaaatactctatagcactaattaaaattaaaaaaacacaatgcaATGGTAGTATAAATATGATgttaaacatattacatataaaaggtTAATGATACCAATGGTGGTACAGCTGGAGATCTATATAATGGTCATTGGcgatatttctttttttgtaaaaggtTCGAACCTCAGCACTTGTCCAGTTGAAGTTGTTCATCATGTCCTCCTCTGAGAAGTCTGTATCTACTAAGTGTGGGTAGCTGCGGTCATGGAGGTAGTCCACTTCAGGCTTGCTGTTGGCCTTATCATCCCTCACTAGGTTCAAAAATTGTTGGTTTAAATCATTAAACTCATCCAGTTCCTTTATGAACCTTTCCCCAGCACCCTTTGGAAGCTTCTCAATAGTCATTTGGATGGACTTTCCTAGTGGGATAATTTTATCCATCAGTTCTCGTCGGAGGGTAGCATTCTGAGCGAGCACTTCAGGATCATCAGTGTATGGCTTGTACCAGTATATCTTCTGGGTTGTTATTTCCTCTAAGGCTTCACTGAGTGACAAACCTaccaacaaaacaaatataatactcTTCATGTTCAATAAGGTTGGTATCAGTGTCAAATTATTACTTGATGTTATTAAAGCTCTAAATAGATAGTGATCTTATTGGTTGGTTTTGTTACATATGTATCACTAACTATCTGGCCTTGTTTACTAAAAACTGGTTTAaccaattcatttttatgttagtACTGATGTGTACAACATTCtgattgaagaaaaataaagtttaccACCCTATTAAAAGTTAGATGAGTAGGCTACAACAAAGTTTTCTTTGAGATGGACTATGCAAATAAATAAGTGtagtaacatttgtttttaaataacgttttaaagTAGTGCAACTATATATTAATCTAGGTTAAGTtagaaatttaacttaaaatcgATTTAGATTagcataaatattgtaaatattgttatagaGACATAGAGTACATTTTCTAATGTACATCAAAAGGAACCTGTTTAATGTTACTAATTTGTAGTTCAAATGTAAGGTATATATCAGTAAAGGATTTtactatgaataaatttaatctgCAGCAAATACTTCAAATGTTAAATCATAATTAAGTAACAATacctaatatacaatatttatttaattttcacaaactTTTTATACCAAAGTACAATACAACCATAACAAGTTAGTTAAGTGTATCTTCAATTATTGAGAATTATAGGGAGAAGttagataaaaagaaaattgaataattataatagaagacataacaaattttaaaataaaattataactcaaaataaaatattttattttgttatataaaatttgcCAACTTTTTACTATTGTAGTATTGCAGTATAGTTAAGAATATTTGTgagtaaaagtaattattatttgtgattttaatttattatatttatttttattgagagcaagggataaataaaaatttacttgaaTTCAAATTGCTTTAATTATTACTTTGGTTACTATGATCATTTTATTTATCAAGATAGAAAAATACCTGAAAAAACTACacactattgttattattaactaCTACACATAAtctaacataaaactaaaatctatCTATATTTTCATCAAAGTATCTCAGTTTAAGAAGATTGCAAGAGcactcagtttttttatatacaatttgttcACTTGATTATATACAGTGGCAACagcaaaaatgtatattcaatgtCGAGTTAATAATATGTTCACacacataaatttttaatttgaaaaccttCATGGTTCTCGTTGGAAGTCAtcattttttaacaacaacaagtCTGTCCAGTACGTGTAAGCTGTGATTCTGTCAGCGTAGAGCAGATCCAAGTCATCTAGAGTCCAGTTGAAGTTATCCAAAATCCTCTTCTTCTCCTCATTGTTGAAAGGAGTGTCAAGGAACCTTGGATGACCTCTAGTGATGATTGTATCAAGTGCTGCCTTGGTGCCATTCTTGTCTGCGTGTACCATTTCGACCATCTGGCGTAAGAGCTCATTAAATGAACGCACATCTGCGAGGAACTGTGCACCACAACCTGCAGGGAGAGAGGTGATGGTAGTGTATAATGTATCATCCAGTGCTTGTATCTTGTCTGCTAACTCTGATACACTCACCTTCCCTCGCTCCTCTCCTAACACCACACTTGACTTTGTAAATATTAAGGCTAAAAGAGTGATATAGAACACCTTCCACATCTCTGCAGCTTGCAATCAAGTCTTGTTATCTTTACTCTCTGATCATATCAATCATTATATTGTATTAGAAAAGCGAGAAGCAGTTTCTTAACCACCATAAACTTTTAGTTGTATGTTTTtccctaatataaataaatttaaatttgagccTGTCAAAGACATTTTAAGGTAtgagaaataattaaattgtttatgttcTCCCTAAAATATTGTTgactttctttaaaattttcttacatACATATTTCTGCATCCCATTTCTgtgaaagttaatttattttgcttacatataaaatgatatttataattgtgttgtatattgtattagtgagagatttaGTTGCTTTATAACTAGGGTGCTGAAATATAAACCTTAGTATGATGGGAATgcaggttttatttatttttagtatggttttgaaaatatgaaagtattttttatagttcCATCTCATCTTCTTACCTGAACCTGAAAAAAATTCCCTCATAtcctaaacatttgtttaaaaaacatccTGATCAACAATATAGTAGTTGATAAAGGAATTAATTCCATCTTGTTGAATACCCAAACTCTCAACCAAATgtattatgaaaaaaagaaaacaatttggtaacttttgaatagttttattcaccaaaatataattttcaaatcaaCTGTTACCtaaaactactttttatatatctttatacagtttaaatatatcTAGATTAGTCTATTGggtttttgtaaacaattaacaatataagtATAAGTATCTTTAGAATCATGAGACAGATAAGAAAATACAATTCTGATACTTCtataaaaattgtacttattttacattCCCAGTGCGAATTTGTATGCCCTTTCAAAGGCTGTGTTACTTTGTACTTTGATtagatttttttggaaaatatacaaaactatgaatttaatatactgtGGGGTAAAATGGaggaatacaaatattatttctgtaaaaCTATTTTGCAACAATACTTTCAGGATAATACCAAAACAggtatatttaaactttaacttttaaaactctttttcCTTTCTTGacgatttatataatattcaaccaagaaaaatagtgttttctgTGTGTAGGTGTGTATACTATAGCTCTTATATTTGCTTTTTATGGAGAAGGGATGAGCCATGGACCTAGAATATGGCATGGAGCTCAGAAGTTTAGCATGGGTCTGGTGAGATTGTCATGGGGCTGATGACCTTTCTGCCAAAAAAGTTGGTACAATTGGGAATctgtagtttttaaaagaaaatcatgTCTCCTTTTCAACCTCTTTATATTACTCTTTTTGTGATCCACAAGACTGTTTGAAAATGtaatcttatcaaacaaaataagggaTAAAGTCATTCAGTTAAAAATGGAGAGCACTAATAACAAGTTCTATGATAAAATACAGGATTTGACCCAGCATTTTGTATTATATAGACCAACAGTCTGTTATTGTATAGCCACCAATTTTGTAGCTTTGTGTAGCTAAGATATGCCTGGAATGTAAGCCAACCATAAGAAAGACCAGATTGAGGAGTGTTAAAGCTCTTTCTCTTATCAAAAGCAGCTTGGGGCTTATTAATctgtgaatattaaaacaattcagctAGATGGTTTATGATGAAGGTCACATATAATATTAGAGGTATGATCTTTCATTAGTCTCCACTTTTTCTGTTTCTTTCTGTACAGTATttcataacaaacattttaaacaaattgattttttggaaaatatcCAACTTGCAAGTGTTAAATGAGTACTAAATACTGAACAATCGGAAATGGCTAAAAATTTGAATCAGTTCTtccaagaaatattaataaatgaaataacctTAGTATAAAAAAATGCATTGATACCTATGGTTTTAAATACATATCAACTTGCAAACTGTCATTGTACTTTAGTTCAGTTTCATATCTTACTACCAAACACATAAGACAACAATTTTATACatcagattttaaaaatagtggaaTAATTTAAAGAGTACTCTTCCTGAACCTGTAGTTTCTAGTTTCTAGAGGTGAAAATTGGATCTCTACTTATTAAGAAGATACCAcctatttacagttaaaaaactgttcaattacattatttagtGCACTATggactatttaatatatttttgggaaaaaagataATATCAGAGTTGAAAAATTTTCCTCCACCCTCTAATATACGATCAAAAAAAGTTTGACCaaattcattcattaaaaatgaaatacatttttatcaaacctcataaattgatcaaaaatgtataataaacaattgCTCTGAAAATTAAGAGGCATATTTGgaaagtaaatatgttttcattGAACGCAAAAAATGTGAAACTGGctgaaatgtattataaaattaaagacatttacAGTGAAGACGCGATAAGTGATGGAATCGTGAGAAAGTGAGTTAGAATGTTCAAGAAAAGTTGAACAAATGTCCATGATGAGGCTCATAGTAGTCATCGTTCTGTTGTCAACGATGATCTAAAAAGAATTTCTGCAAATTTCATTAACTATTTCGTACaatattgttacataatttacattcaaacacataaaccaatatttaaaacttttatttttgtgaggcctttcgatagcaaggctatcttcttcagccACATCACGTTACAGACCGCCtagattattacaaaattattatttgtgttcCTGATGGGTTCCAAAAATCCTCACTGATGTTCACAGAAAACCAAGCGACTTGGCAGTGCTTTAACATTTGGGAGCAGACGCTGTACAGCCTGGATTTGGTGCCATACGACTTTGGTTCAAACGGTGAGTTGAAAATGCTGTAAAATCATGGCTGTCATCACTGGCTGATAGTTTCTATGCAGAAGGAATTGAAAGGCTGCTCACCCCCTATGACATGTGCTTGAACATTCGTGGCAACTATGTCGATAAATAGTTTACAAGAGgctttttcatgtaaaaataaaattgacttgaaaatattgttttactagttAAAAAAACAGATCTTACTTTCTCAACACACTTTatatattggattttaaaatgagGCTTTGTATATTCCTTACTTATTTTTCCAATGAAATAAGAAAGAGGGACAATAACTCAAAATTATAGTTAGTTTCACACCTAGCTGAAGCAATATACTCACTCTTATACCCTTTTTCTAAAAAGAGGATCAATAGTTCCAAATAGAAAacacaaagaaataataaaaatacaaaaataataaattgtttggaAAGAAGATAGTCATAGAATTTGCACTGATAAAACATTATTCCAATGagctaatatttttaaagtcCAAAGAGTTAACAAATTCACATTTTGGTTTTCCTATTAGCCTTTTAATTTGGCTCCACTGTTAAAATATTGCTGAACATCTGTtttgttctatataaaaataacttatgagGCACTAACTTATAATTTTACTGTGGTCCTTGGAGTTCTTAATTATTTAGGCAAACTATGTGTGTGAAACCTAACGTTGTATCAACTTACACTATTTCTGGTAATACAGTTTTAACAGtattcaagtaaataaattactttgagaattagtgtttcatctgtttattaaataatttaaatttatattatgcaattattttaacacatttgtCTGGTTTAACTGATCCAtctgtgtattaaatattttattttcattaaaaaaccaAAAGCTAACAAGTGTATATGCAGTATATGTCAAATTTTCTAATGtactaaattaataacattttatattattgctacTTTTTTAAGTGTATATTCACAAGAGATAAATACGATACATTCCTGACAAATGTACTCTACTTCATCCCTGCATAGTGATTCTTGTAAGTAAGAATGTGGTTCCAGTGTTGGTAGGTACACAATCTTTGAAAAAACCaatcttcaatgtctttgtcatTCCAACCAAAGTTTTTCTTTGCCGTTTCAATTCTTTTATCATCCAACTCCACTTCAAGAAACTTCGGCTGGGGTCCAAGAGCAAGCACTCTTTCTATGTCTTTGTCATAATAGTCGTCAGCATATATCAACTTCACAAACTGGCGTATACAACTGTTCAGTGTTTCTGTATCCTCAACCAAAGTGCCACCTTGATCTAGTGGTAATTCCAGAGTCAGTTTCAGAATTTCATCACACAAGGAAATAATTCGGTCACCTAATATTGCTGTTGTTGCTTTAAACTTCTTCTTTCTTGCTGCACTGCTAAAAGTTGAAAGAAGTACCACACAAGTTACAAAAGTCTCTTTGAAATCTAAATGCATGTTTAGACTGATTTGTTTGATGAGAAAAATGCCACTCTTATTTTTCAACACTGtccattgtaaaattattaatttaagattacATAATGTTCATTGAATCACTAATAACTTAATTCTCCACAATGGGTGTAATTTCAGTGATGAACACATTTGTCTTATTCAATAAAACGTCTACTATCACCTGTAACATAGCCATGattgaaaaatatactgtttatttttatttatttgaactcAGAACTGATGTAAATATTCTCAAGACAATTTGCAGGTTAGgatgttaaatgaaattgaatGATTGGTAAAAGAACATGCAGTAGTGGACTTTAAACTTTGCTTGCAAAACATATTACAACAAttatacctttttttataaatctcagaacttacaattattttccacacaaaaattaaaattaagtggattactgttatttttattaaaagtatgcAGTTGCCTCATGCAGTTTGTTGAGTCACTTCATTATTGGGTCAATAAATAGATTCAATTAAACATTCCGTCTTGATGAACGCAATAAGCTTACTAGATATCACACGAGTTGTTTCCAACAGATTGATTTCAATAGCAGAGATATTCTTCCATTTGATTGTGTTTGGAAACCAGTGTGTTACTGAATGCTACAATGCTAAATTTATTGTTAGTACTCTTATTTTTGTCTTCCCTTCACTCTAATCTTGCATCCCCGTCTAATTCTTCTGAACATGAGAGCATGGTGTTTCGAACGTTAGGTGCCACAGATGGTGAAGGATCTGATGGGATTGACAGGGATAATGTTGACCTGGACAGGGATGTAGATGATGTCTGTGAGAAGTTGAAGACTCTGGATGTGATTCTGACGAACATTACCATTGATCCTCCAGCAGGTGGAGGGAGTCAGATGCTGCGAACAATGCGTATATATAACCAGGCTTGTTTAGACCTCCTTTATCTCTGCAGTATGGATAAACTGCGAGTGTTAGGGGCGGCAGAGAATATACTCATGGCCGGGGGACCAAAGTTTTTTGATATCCAAATTGATGAAAAGCTAATGAAGGAAAGATTTCACTGGGATGAAGATAAGATGGATGAACTGCTTGAGGTTACAAAGAAATCATACGATCATTGGAATGATCTTTGGTATGTATTTAATAACTTTCCAACTGATCTAAggtaaaaaatacagttttcatcAAACcaggattttattaacaaaaaaaaaaaagttattcgtACTCTATTAATGCTGTACAGTTATTTATgatgatttattatttgtataatttaagagAAAGTTAACAGAACTGAAGTCTCTTAAAAATATATGAGtagtagatatattattttatgaaaatattaatgtttttattactttaaatgtagcaaaataaaaaaaaattgactgATATGTTTGAAGCttgtgtatattatttacttaccCCTTGAATTCAAAACAACTGTTACATGcaaaaaaatagttataaccaataaagtgtttatttactGGATAGAAAAAGTGGTTGAAACCCTGAAAATATTCACCTCACATTCATTCATACAACTTCAAACCTAAAAACAGCCTACTTTATGTTAGCTTAATTTACGTAGATCTAAATGCAACCTGCTGggagttcaaaattttaaaaatatgaacaataagTATAAATACATGTAGAAATTGTAATTGGAGTTGCATTAGTAACATATGAAGCTCGAGCATGAATTATGATGGCTTGTGAGAGGGCTTATTATTATGAGTTATTTAAGAGAGTAGATTGATCAACACATGAAGGTTTTGGGGtgacatgttttataattttataaatgatttatctaAACTTCCAAAGTTACAAATATGTACAGTTTTGTTCCAAAATAGAGTGTTATGGTGTTATTAGTCAggtaaattttacacataaattagaataatgatttaatataacaaattgttgttatttattaaaataaggaaattttcCTACAGACATTACTGAATAGTTACttgtcttttttattatatactgaaataaaGCTAATCTTGACCTTATTAATATATGTGATGATTTTTCTATACATACCAAAATGtactcaattatttttgtaataaattgttatgaACAAGTCcaatgaatatatacatatatcattgTTAAAAATTAGTTGAGTGTTAAAACTGGCTAACATACCAACCAATCTgtgctatttattattattattttgaattgtttattcAATGACAAACAAGACATTGACAGATCTTTAGATTTCAATCAGATTGCTACATAAACTATTTCAAGATCAAATCTTGGTTTCATCATGTATAACTCATGTATATGCACAATGACATTTGCAATTTTAATTACACTTTGGTGTTTAATTTCTACCACTAGAAGAGTCTCTGCAGATGAAGAAGCTGCAGTAACATTGGCCGACAAGTACAGATACGAACATGATGGGGGTCGCTTGGACATCAATATTCTCAGTTTGGAGGAGAACATTGAGAA
The Homalodisca vitripennis isolate AUS2020 chromosome 1, UT_GWSS_2.1, whole genome shotgun sequence DNA segment above includes these coding regions:
- the LOC124362082 gene encoding uncharacterized protein LOC124362082, whose translation is MHLDFKETFVTCVVLLSTFSSAARKKKFKATTAILGDRIISLCDEILKLTLELPLDQGGTLVEDTETLNSCIRQFVKLIYADDYYDKDIERVLALGPQPKFLEVELDDKRIETAKKNFGWNDKDIEDWFFQRLCTYQHWNHILTYKNHYAGMK